The following proteins come from a genomic window of Leptospira bandrabouensis:
- a CDS encoding mechanosensitive ion channel family protein, with product MGGNLKEFYLDLNPLTLLRSPNRDVAETMILFGYMVVFAIFCYKITMILVERIKPAPDAVHEYNRRKVARMGFLLVFGIAYLPLIFSSLSLLPTVLGLAGAGIVISLKEVWLNMVGWFMIMGSNGFKVGDRIEIDNIKGDVVNIGFFKFTLLEIAADPRFEQSTNRLIHFPNYNIVLNRFFIVSETMDFVWDEFRVYLELNSNWEKAEKICSQILHEELVLAPELVESKIREMSKNYLVRLGKTTPIVYTSLEPEGIILMCLRYLTPIRSKRLNRILISKEILTKFKNENDIHIHTH from the coding sequence ATGGGCGGAAATCTAAAAGAATTCTACCTAGATTTGAATCCATTAACTCTGTTAAGAAGTCCTAATCGTGATGTTGCAGAAACCATGATCCTATTTGGATACATGGTTGTTTTTGCTATATTTTGTTACAAGATTACAATGATTCTTGTAGAGAGAATCAAACCCGCTCCCGATGCCGTACACGAATACAATCGCCGTAAGGTGGCTCGTATGGGTTTTCTTTTGGTTTTTGGAATTGCCTATCTACCTTTAATTTTTTCAAGTTTATCACTTCTTCCAACGGTTCTTGGTCTTGCCGGTGCGGGGATTGTGATTTCTTTGAAAGAGGTTTGGCTCAATATGGTGGGTTGGTTTATGATTATGGGTTCCAACGGATTTAAGGTTGGTGACCGAATCGAAATCGATAACATCAAAGGTGATGTCGTTAATATTGGTTTTTTTAAATTTACATTACTTGAAATTGCTGCAGATCCTAGATTTGAACAGTCCACAAATAGGCTAATTCATTTCCCCAATTACAATATAGTTCTTAATCGGTTTTTTATCGTTTCGGAAACTATGGATTTTGTTTGGGATGAATTTCGTGTGTATTTGGAACTAAACTCTAATTGGGAAAAAGCAGAAAAAATATGTTCACAAATCCTTCACGAAGAATTGGTTTTGGCTCCTGAATTAGTAGAGTCAAAAATTCGAGAGATGTCAAAAAACTACCTAGTGAGACTTGGCAAAACCACTCCTATTGTATATACTTCCTTAGAACCGGAAGGTATTATTTTAATGTGTTTGAGATATTTAACACCTATTAGGTCAAAACGTCTCAATCGAATTCTTATTTCCAAAGAAATACTTACAAAGTTCAAAAATGAAAATGACATCCACATCCACACCCATTAA
- a CDS encoding toxin-antitoxin system YwqK family antitoxin — MTSTSTPIKDNSIWIFISLLILVLLSGVVFGPCKGGIAKPKSIPKEAVYNKKTNYYSDTREGINREWFENGNLIAEFPVNSLGLQDGYGKKLNYLTGITIMEGRFVNGDRDGLWKFYFSDGKIYIEQNYKAGNRKKQLWIQTAELGNETGSYFRYFRSGRLNEKGFFDGGLRTGDWVRYYPDTKVEEKGSYENDKKVGEWFYYYPTGAKEASENYSATGELISRTTYYPNGNVWCLVKKGKEPECQ, encoded by the coding sequence ATGACATCCACATCCACACCCATTAAAGATAATTCCATTTGGATTTTTATATCCTTACTCATATTAGTTTTGTTATCCGGTGTCGTTTTTGGCCCCTGTAAAGGTGGAATCGCAAAACCAAAATCGATTCCAAAAGAAGCAGTTTATAACAAAAAAACAAATTACTACAGTGATACAAGGGAAGGTATCAATCGCGAGTGGTTTGAGAATGGAAATTTAATTGCAGAGTTCCCTGTGAATTCCCTTGGGTTACAAGATGGTTATGGCAAAAAACTAAACTATCTGACAGGAATCACTATTATGGAAGGCCGGTTTGTGAATGGAGATCGTGATGGTCTTTGGAAGTTCTATTTTTCTGATGGTAAAATCTATATTGAACAAAACTACAAAGCTGGGAATCGCAAAAAACAACTTTGGATCCAAACGGCCGAACTTGGAAATGAAACAGGATCTTATTTTCGATACTTTCGCAGTGGTAGGTTGAACGAAAAAGGTTTTTTTGACGGTGGACTTCGCACTGGGGACTGGGTGCGTTATTATCCAGATACCAAAGTGGAAGAAAAGGGTAGTTACGAGAATGATAAGAAAGTAGGTGAATGGTTTTATTACTACCCTACAGGAGCCAAAGAAGCTTCGGAAAATTACTCTGCCACTGGCGAACTCATTTCACGTACCACGTATTATCCCAATGGAAATGTTTGGTGTTTGGTAAAAAAGGGAAAAGAACCTGAGTGCCAATAG
- a CDS encoding LIC_10230 family protein yields MEKIKKNLPIVTPIFIALIIIHSLFVDYSVQFPDYISSETTEQAAESMKPKVISENGVLDRISYLESFLVELESKELPVDTEQEETKDNIKRVLVGQKLLFGLYLFYLLLTFSTAVSYAFRVWFHKSLANVLYPATFLVLAPKVFFQLNLMSQQEILSYFYFVFLVFTYVVSIISYRLILKNKELAEGFQSLQFSSSLEEEGRSPSNTKTGSIFAPVFHVAIIILIGILIGNLIYIPLFLLQKHYVTEFSYFIFFLLGMLSLFYIFNYKKVGGEPNNSNWKDLAVSFAYLQFRFLRNSFFAAFSTVVIVLFVTFLFSLLLFNIDLIQNHLGLFGKATEF; encoded by the coding sequence ATGGAAAAAATAAAAAAAAACCTCCCTATCGTTACACCTATATTCATTGCACTCATAATCATTCACTCCCTGTTTGTTGATTATTCGGTCCAATTTCCTGATTATATTTCCTCTGAAACTACGGAACAGGCTGCAGAATCGATGAAACCGAAAGTGATTTCTGAAAATGGAGTCTTGGATCGAATTTCTTATTTAGAATCTTTTTTAGTAGAGTTAGAATCTAAAGAACTTCCCGTTGATACAGAACAAGAAGAAACAAAAGACAATATCAAAAGAGTTCTTGTAGGTCAAAAGTTACTTTTTGGGCTTTATTTGTTTTATCTATTATTAACCTTTTCCACAGCCGTCTCTTATGCTTTCCGAGTTTGGTTTCACAAATCATTAGCAAACGTTTTATATCCTGCCACATTTCTTGTTTTAGCACCAAAAGTTTTTTTCCAACTCAACTTAATGTCACAACAGGAAATATTATCTTACTTTTATTTTGTCTTTTTGGTTTTCACCTATGTAGTCAGTATTATTTCCTATCGTTTGATTTTAAAAAATAAAGAATTAGCGGAAGGATTTCAATCTCTCCAGTTTTCCTCTTCTTTAGAAGAAGAAGGTAGATCACCAAGTAATACGAAAACAGGTTCTATCTTTGCACCCGTATTTCATGTTGCCATCATCATTTTAATTGGAATTTTGATTGGGAATTTAATTTACATTCCACTATTCCTATTACAAAAACACTATGTAACTGAATTTAGTTATTTTATTTTCTTTTTGTTAGGGATGTTATCTCTCTTTTATATCTTTAATTACAAAAAAGTAGGTGGAGAACCAAACAATAGCAATTGGAAGGATCTCGCTGTTAGTTTTGCTTATTTACAATTTAGATTTTTACGGAATAGTTTTTTTGCAGCGTTTAGTACTGTTGTGATTGTTCTGTTTGTAACTTTTTTATTCAGTCTGTTACTTTTTAATATCGACCTAATCCAAAACCATTTAGGTCTTTTTGGGAAAGCTACAGAATTTTAA